From the genome of bacterium, one region includes:
- a CDS encoding efflux RND transporter periplasmic adaptor subunit, giving the protein MAFTLPLTFGCKKDVEAKPQLKLSKVERGDMIQTVVATGSVRPLHQIEIRSKTGGTVRRFYVEEGDSVKAGQRLFEISPESSPAEQVRAQQELRTAEVEVRQAEDDLRISRELSEKNLVPEQNRRDAERVLERANARLAAAQAEWSLIQREQLGARLDDLEIVTTSTTIVAPISGLIFTRELDQGASVTPTTSASGGTVVITMGDPSEIEFRGDVDEADVGKLKTGLTANVTVQAYQGKTFTGEIYHISPVGRYSEKEQQIVFNVRARVANDEGKLKVGMSSTAKIVVDERTDVPILDEMALFFKGDSAFVKLVTDTIAGTTEERFIALGISDGIRTEVTSGLQGGEIVSAGTAEQAE; this is encoded by the coding sequence TTGGCCTTCACCCTTCCACTGACATTCGGCTGCAAAAAGGACGTTGAAGCCAAGCCGCAACTTAAGTTGAGCAAGGTCGAGCGCGGCGACATGATCCAAACCGTTGTGGCGACTGGCAGCGTTCGCCCACTGCACCAAATCGAAATCCGGTCCAAGACTGGTGGTACGGTACGGCGCTTCTATGTTGAAGAGGGCGATTCCGTTAAGGCCGGACAGCGGCTGTTCGAGATCTCTCCCGAATCGTCGCCGGCCGAGCAGGTGCGGGCCCAGCAGGAACTTCGCACCGCTGAAGTTGAAGTCCGGCAGGCCGAGGATGACTTGCGGATCAGCCGCGAACTTTCGGAAAAAAACCTCGTCCCGGAACAGAATCGGCGCGATGCAGAACGGGTGCTTGAGCGTGCAAACGCCCGACTCGCGGCTGCTCAGGCTGAGTGGTCTCTGATTCAACGTGAACAGTTAGGAGCTCGTCTTGACGATCTCGAAATCGTAACAACCTCGACCACGATTGTCGCGCCAATCAGCGGGCTGATCTTCACGCGGGAATTGGACCAGGGGGCTTCGGTTACTCCCACCACATCGGCGTCCGGCGGCACGGTCGTGATTACTATGGGTGATCCCTCCGAGATCGAGTTCCGCGGAGACGTGGACGAGGCCGATGTCGGCAAACTTAAGACGGGCCTGACGGCTAATGTCACCGTTCAGGCCTACCAGGGAAAGACTTTCACCGGAGAAATTTACCACATCTCGCCGGTCGGTCGTTACAGCGAAAAAGAGCAACAGATCGTATTTAATGTGCGAGCCCGCGTCGCGAACGATGAAGGGAAACTCAAGGTCGGCATGAGCTCGACCGCCAAAATCGTTGTGGACGAGCGCACCGATGTCCCCATTCTGGACGAAATGGCCCTGTTCTTTAAAGGCGACTCCGCCTTTGTCAAACTGGTGACCGACACGATCGCCGGCACGACCGAAGAACGCTTCATTGCGCTCGGCATCTCCGATGGCATCCGGACCGAAGTGACCTCCGGCCTGCAAGGCGGCGAAATCGTCAGCGCCGGAACCGCCGAACAGGCAGAGTAG
- a CDS encoding ABC transporter permease: MTFFELFRQVFNTLSVNKLRSALTMFGITWGIASVMLLSGLATGFSEDSLKGIRSLGKDVVIVWGGRKSIANGSARKGEVVRFDEKTVQALEAKAQLFDFSPEVSAWSTEMRAGPRLFNTRLAGVGENYGGLRNVIPDHGRWISHRDIKDARRVCVIGDEVRKKLFGEESDPLHERVLVGGREFLIVGWKSAKKQGSSYYGPDNDVVWIPYTTQLALYDRYWFGNVILAPHDVDQHELAVKEFKNIVAKVHKFEPDDPEALSLWDTHKDAMETAKVFEAINALMVAIGAITLMIGGLGVMNIMLVSVVERTREIGIRRAIGAKALDIVKQFFFECLIITVIAGIGGMFVGWGLIELLNSVTLPEGVAPPILSEKTMFVAAAMIGLVTILSGLYPAIRAARVNPITALHHE; this comes from the coding sequence ATGACGTTCTTCGAGCTGTTTCGGCAAGTCTTCAATACGCTTAGCGTAAACAAGCTGCGTAGCGCGTTGACGATGTTCGGTATCACTTGGGGTATCGCATCTGTGATGCTGCTGTCCGGCCTCGCCACAGGCTTCTCTGAGGACTCCCTTAAGGGCATCCGCTCCCTGGGTAAAGACGTAGTCATTGTCTGGGGCGGCCGCAAGAGCATCGCCAACGGATCGGCGCGCAAGGGCGAAGTCGTCCGGTTTGACGAAAAGACCGTGCAAGCGCTCGAAGCCAAAGCGCAGCTCTTTGACTTCTCGCCCGAAGTCTCAGCGTGGAGCACGGAAATGCGCGCCGGGCCGCGGCTGTTCAATACAAGACTTGCGGGAGTCGGCGAGAACTACGGAGGCCTGCGCAACGTCATCCCCGACCACGGACGCTGGATTTCGCACCGGGACATCAAAGATGCGCGGCGAGTCTGCGTCATCGGCGATGAAGTGCGCAAAAAGTTGTTTGGCGAAGAGTCCGATCCATTGCATGAACGCGTGCTCGTTGGCGGCCGAGAATTCCTGATCGTCGGTTGGAAATCCGCCAAGAAGCAAGGTTCCTCCTATTACGGTCCCGACAACGACGTCGTCTGGATTCCATACACCACGCAACTGGCCCTGTATGACCGCTACTGGTTCGGCAACGTCATTCTCGCTCCGCATGACGTGGATCAGCACGAATTGGCCGTCAAAGAGTTCAAGAACATCGTCGCCAAAGTGCACAAGTTTGAGCCTGACGACCCGGAAGCGCTTAGCCTCTGGGATACTCACAAGGACGCGATGGAGACGGCCAAGGTATTTGAGGCGATCAATGCCCTCATGGTCGCCATTGGTGCCATCACGCTGATGATTGGCGGCCTGGGAGTCATGAACATTATGCTGGTGTCCGTCGTCGAACGCACGCGGGAAATCGGTATCCGCCGAGCGATCGGCGCGAAAGCGCTGGACATCGTCAAACAGTTCTTCTTCGAGTGTCTCATCATCACGGTCATCGCCGGCATTGGCGGTATGTTCGTCGGATGGGGGCTGATCGAGCTGCTCAACTCTGTGACACTGCCCGAAGGAGTTGCGCCGCCGATCCTATCCGAGAAGACGATGTTTGTGGCCGCAGCGATGATCGGCCTAGTCACGATTCTCTCCGGCTTGTATCCGGCGATTCGCGCCGCGCGTGTCAATCCGATAACAGCGCTGCACCATGAGTAG
- a CDS encoding ABC transporter ATP-binding protein, producing MIESHGIRKNFGTKEVLRGVDLTIPTGESIVIIGQSGCGKSVFLKHLVGLLNPDAGEIFVDGDRISNAKRMDVYRIRMKFGVLFQSAALFDSMSVSENIRLGLLEHTKMTRGEMDKRVAECLAMVSLSGTEKLYPSELSGGMRKRIGLARAIVLKPQYILYDEPTTGLDPITAESINDLIIQLNQELKVTSVTVTHDMVSAFKIADRIVMLHLGQVIFSGTVADVVNSEVDMVRRFISGESEDKAVVTHY from the coding sequence ATGATTGAATCGCACGGTATTCGCAAGAATTTTGGTACGAAAGAGGTCTTGCGCGGCGTTGATCTGACGATTCCGACGGGAGAGTCCATCGTGATCATTGGTCAATCGGGCTGCGGCAAGTCGGTATTCCTGAAGCACCTTGTTGGCCTGCTCAACCCCGACGCCGGCGAGATATTTGTGGACGGCGACCGCATTTCCAACGCGAAGCGGATGGACGTGTACCGCATTCGCATGAAGTTTGGCGTCCTGTTTCAAAGCGCGGCCTTGTTCGACTCGATGTCGGTATCCGAGAATATTCGCTTGGGGTTGCTCGAGCACACCAAGATGACGCGCGGCGAGATGGACAAACGCGTTGCTGAGTGCCTCGCAATGGTCAGCCTGTCCGGGACAGAGAAGCTCTACCCATCCGAGCTCTCCGGCGGTATGCGCAAGCGTATTGGCCTGGCGCGGGCGATTGTGCTGAAGCCGCAGTATATTCTTTACGACGAACCGACGACCGGTTTGGATCCGATCACAGCGGAATCCATCAACGATCTGATCATACAGCTCAACCAGGAGCTCAAGGTCACTTCGGTGACGGTGACGCATGACATGGTATCGGCCTTCAAGATCGCTGACAGAATTGTCATGCTGCATTTGGGTCAAGTCATTTTTTCGGGTACGGTTGCCGACGTGGTTAACTCAGAAGTGGATATGGTGCGGCGCTTCATTTCCGGCGAGTCCGAGGACAAAGCCGTCGTCACGCACTACTAA
- a CDS encoding ABC transporter permease encodes MGAIFRRGSTFIKECVRLGVDSLPLVLTVGTFTGAVTGWQLQYQLEGYLPYEMIGPGVFKSIVLEMGPVLTGLVIAGRVAASIAAELGTMKVTEQIDALESMAISSTRFLAVPRIAAMTLMMPVLVVQANFVGIVGAWLVCTVFLNMTSQQFFGLIPSFFYVYDIFAGLLKSLFFGLSCSMIGCYVGFNTTGGAEGVGTATIQAFVWSSLSVLILDFVLAMMLF; translated from the coding sequence ATGGGCGCGATATTCAGGCGTGGTTCTACCTTTATCAAGGAGTGCGTACGTCTCGGTGTTGACAGTCTGCCGTTGGTACTGACAGTCGGCACGTTCACCGGCGCGGTCACCGGATGGCAGCTTCAGTACCAACTTGAAGGGTATCTGCCCTACGAGATGATCGGACCGGGCGTCTTCAAGTCCATTGTGCTCGAAATGGGTCCTGTCTTAACTGGATTGGTTATTGCGGGTCGAGTCGCTGCTTCAATTGCCGCAGAACTCGGGACGATGAAGGTCACCGAGCAGATAGACGCGCTTGAATCCATGGCGATCTCGAGCACGCGGTTCCTCGCCGTACCCCGCATTGCCGCGATGACTTTGATGATGCCTGTGCTGGTTGTGCAGGCGAATTTTGTCGGAATAGTCGGTGCGTGGCTGGTGTGCACGGTTTTCCTGAACATGACGTCTCAGCAGTTTTTCGGACTGATACCGAGCTTTTTCTACGTATACGATATCTTTGCGGGTCTTCTGAAATCGTTGTTTTTCGGTTTGAGCTGCTCCATGATCGGCTGCTACGTCGGGTTTAACACAACCGGGGGCGCCGAGGGCGTGGGCACGGCGACAATTCAGGCGTTTGTGTGGAGCTCGTTGTCCGTGCTCATTCTCGATTTTGTCTTAGCCATGATGCTCTTCTAA
- a CDS encoding PD40 domain-containing protein, which produces MVRPLILLCLVLLSAAAAIAQGFGKNKVQYVDFDWRYIQSEHFDVYYADGQERIAEFTAETAERALKLVESSWDYTLEGRIKFIIYASHNRFQQTNVSLSIQEESLGGFTEFLKNRVVLPYTGNYEAFRHVIHHELTHAVNMRLFYGTGFQSILIGVATSDVPLWFTEGLAEYESRGGWDVEADMFMRDATITGYLPPIDYLGGYFAYKGGQSVFYYLDRRYGKEKVGELVNKVKSSREAPRSIKSATGLEMEDFNRAWQSWLRKIYWPGVVNYETPDDFAERLTNHRDTHNYVNNGGAISPDGQRVAFLSDRADYFDVWLQEIESGKSHRILRGERSGDFEQLKWLDARMSWSPDGESIVFASKAGALDAINVLNVDKRDIVKRFRPNLEGIFNPVYSPDGSKIAFIGLKSGQSDVYYYETATETLVQVTDDIFSDDDPAWSADGSLLYFASDRKDSLRVAGYDASFDMWDFDYRTMDIFRVRPGADACERMTSGEFSEKNPTLSPDGRYLIYVSDVSGISNIYRLDLSTRETIAITNALTGCFQPSYSVKSNRLVFTSFYEGGYDVYLLKSPDQLPAKTPIATAFRQHGTPEAPEADGEQANSNTESLEYKDNTREFARYVFADGIGQALDGADRAPADTANTRKAGGGFFSKKYRVKFTPDYVYATAAYSSFFGAQGTGQILFSDVMGNQLIVLNTDLYYDFNNLDNSNFSAQYYYLPNRINYGAGLYRYVYYLDAGNVRDQTLQLQLDMSYPFSKYTRTELIVSGYGIDRAEWMPDNGGYYDYRKTARRRILLPELGYVHDTVVWGSTGPVNGTRYRVSTSYSPNLQSGRGDNEVWSSEFYTAKADVRQYFRMGRDYSWASRLTGGLSGGPEPQRFFMGGVSNWINRRFENDEIPTDEINDFYFSSFVTPFRGGDYFEKRGTGNRYFLTNQEFRFPVVRYLQMGWPLPLTLVDVRGALFADVGAAWFDDAFRLTSVDASGTRRLHDLQSAYGFGWRSNLGFLLLRWDVAWSTDGVDTSKPRYFFSLGAEY; this is translated from the coding sequence ATGGTTCGTCCCCTCATATTGCTTTGTCTTGTGCTGCTGTCGGCGGCTGCCGCGATAGCGCAGGGCTTTGGCAAGAATAAAGTCCAATATGTTGATTTCGATTGGAGATATATCCAGTCGGAGCATTTTGACGTGTACTATGCTGACGGGCAGGAGCGCATTGCGGAGTTCACGGCGGAGACGGCCGAACGGGCGCTGAAGCTGGTGGAATCGAGTTGGGACTACACGCTTGAGGGCCGCATCAAGTTTATCATCTACGCGTCCCACAACCGATTTCAGCAAACCAATGTCTCGCTTTCGATCCAGGAAGAATCGCTCGGTGGTTTCACGGAGTTTCTGAAGAACCGTGTCGTTCTGCCGTACACCGGCAACTACGAAGCGTTTCGGCATGTGATTCACCATGAATTGACGCATGCCGTGAACATGCGGCTCTTTTACGGCACGGGCTTTCAGAGCATTTTGATCGGAGTGGCGACGTCGGATGTACCGTTGTGGTTTACAGAAGGATTGGCGGAATACGAATCGCGCGGCGGCTGGGATGTCGAGGCCGACATGTTCATGCGCGATGCCACGATCACCGGGTACCTCCCCCCCATTGACTATCTGGGCGGCTACTTTGCCTACAAAGGCGGGCAGTCGGTGTTCTACTATCTTGACCGCCGCTACGGAAAAGAAAAGGTCGGCGAACTGGTCAATAAGGTGAAGTCGTCACGCGAGGCACCGCGCTCGATCAAGAGCGCAACGGGCCTCGAGATGGAGGACTTTAATCGTGCCTGGCAAAGCTGGCTGCGCAAGATCTACTGGCCGGGCGTCGTGAACTACGAAACGCCCGACGATTTCGCTGAACGGCTGACGAATCATCGCGACACGCATAACTACGTCAACAACGGCGGCGCGATTTCGCCGGACGGGCAGCGCGTGGCCTTTTTGTCGGACCGCGCCGATTACTTTGACGTATGGTTACAGGAGATCGAGAGCGGCAAGTCGCATCGGATTCTGCGCGGCGAGCGGAGCGGCGATTTCGAGCAACTGAAGTGGTTAGACGCCCGCATGTCCTGGTCGCCGGACGGCGAATCAATCGTTTTCGCATCGAAGGCCGGCGCGCTTGATGCCATCAATGTCCTGAACGTGGACAAGCGCGACATTGTCAAACGTTTCCGTCCCAATCTCGAGGGCATTTTTAATCCGGTGTACTCACCCGACGGTTCGAAGATTGCGTTTATCGGGTTGAAGTCGGGGCAGTCCGACGTATACTACTATGAGACCGCCACGGAAACGTTGGTGCAGGTGACGGACGACATATTCAGTGACGACGATCCGGCCTGGAGCGCAGACGGAAGTTTGCTTTACTTCGCGTCGGACCGCAAGGATTCGCTGCGCGTCGCGGGGTACGACGCTTCGTTTGACATGTGGGATTTTGACTACCGCACGATGGACATCTTCCGCGTGCGGCCCGGCGCTGACGCCTGTGAGCGAATGACCAGCGGCGAGTTCTCCGAGAAGAACCCGACGCTTTCCCCGGACGGCCGTTATCTGATCTACGTCTCTGACGTCAGCGGTATTTCGAACATATACCGCCTGGACTTGAGCACCCGAGAGACAATTGCGATCACGAACGCGTTGACGGGCTGTTTTCAGCCGAGCTACTCAGTGAAGTCCAATCGTCTGGTCTTCACGTCGTTCTATGAAGGCGGCTACGATGTTTATCTGTTGAAATCGCCGGACCAACTGCCCGCCAAGACTCCGATTGCCACGGCCTTTCGCCAGCATGGCACACCGGAAGCGCCCGAAGCGGACGGCGAGCAGGCGAACAGTAACACTGAATCGCTGGAGTATAAGGACAACACTCGCGAGTTTGCGCGCTATGTTTTCGCGGACGGCATCGGTCAAGCTCTGGACGGCGCAGATCGCGCCCCGGCGGACACGGCGAATACGCGCAAGGCGGGCGGCGGCTTCTTCAGCAAGAAGTACCGCGTGAAATTCACGCCGGACTACGTTTATGCGACGGCGGCCTACAGCTCATTTTTCGGTGCGCAAGGGACCGGACAGATCCTGTTCAGCGATGTCATGGGTAACCAGCTCATCGTATTGAACACGGATTTATACTACGATTTCAACAATCTCGATAATTCGAACTTCTCGGCCCAATACTACTACCTGCCCAATCGCATCAACTACGGGGCGGGGTTGTACCGCTACGTATATTATCTCGATGCGGGCAACGTGCGCGATCAAACGCTGCAGTTGCAATTGGACATGAGCTATCCGTTCTCGAAATACACGCGCACGGAGCTGATCGTAAGCGGGTACGGGATTGACCGCGCTGAGTGGATGCCGGACAACGGGGGCTATTACGATTACCGCAAGACGGCGCGGCGCCGCATTTTGCTGCCTGAACTGGGCTATGTGCATGACACGGTCGTCTGGGGCAGCACGGGACCGGTGAATGGCACACGCTATCGCGTATCCACCTCATATAGTCCCAATTTGCAGAGCGGTCGCGGCGATAACGAGGTGTGGAGCTCGGAATTTTACACTGCCAAAGCGGACGTGCGGCAATACTTCCGGATGGGCCGCGACTACTCGTGGGCATCGCGCCTGACGGGAGGATTGAGCGGCGGTCCGGAGCCGCAGCGGTTTTTCATGGGCGGTGTGTCGAACTGGATCAACCGCCGCTTCGAGAACGACGAAATCCCGACGGATGAGATCAACGACTTCTATTTTTCGTCGTTTGTTACGCCATTCCGCGGCGGTGATTACTTTGAGAAGCGCGGCACCGGCAATCGCTACTTCCTGACGAATCAGGAATTTCGTTTCCCGGTCGTGCGCTATCTGCAAATGGGATGGCCTTTGCCGTTGACATTGGTGGATGTGCGCGGCGCGTTATTCGCGGATGTCGGCGCGGCGTGGTTCGACGACGCGTTTCGGTTGACTTCCGTGGATGCAAGCGGCACCCGCCGCCTGCACGATTTGCAATCAGCGTATGGATTCGGCTGGCGCTCGAATCTTGGCTTCCTGCTCCTGCGCTGGGACGTGGCGTGGTCCACGGACGGTGTGGATACGTCGAAGCCACGCTATTTTTTCTCCCTTGGTGCGGAGTATTAA
- a CDS encoding response regulator: MTGSNGKFYSSKDVCETLQISKSTLFKWEREGLITKVRRDWRGWRLYDERNLEEIRQNIEKQKASETKPRSSYVLVVDDDAMILQVMSDLLQAAGYAVLTAGTGEEAVAMHMEKQPALTFLDVKLRGRSGIDVFREIKAVDPGSVIVILTGYPKIEDTVQVIKEGAYNYLTKPIKSEELLEMVAEVIGP; encoded by the coding sequence ATGACCGGTTCGAACGGTAAGTTCTATTCTTCAAAGGACGTCTGCGAGACGCTGCAGATCTCCAAGTCCACGTTGTTCAAGTGGGAACGCGAGGGGCTCATCACCAAGGTTCGGCGTGACTGGCGAGGGTGGCGTTTATATGACGAGCGCAACCTCGAAGAAATCCGCCAGAACATCGAAAAGCAGAAGGCCTCGGAGACGAAGCCTCGTTCGTCGTATGTCCTTGTGGTGGACGACGATGCGATGATCTTACAGGTTATGTCTGATCTGCTTCAAGCAGCGGGCTACGCCGTGCTCACCGCTGGAACGGGTGAAGAGGCGGTGGCGATGCACATGGAGAAACAGCCCGCGCTGACCTTTCTTGATGTGAAGCTGCGTGGTAGAAGCGGCATTGACGTCTTTCGCGAGATCAAGGCTGTGGATCCCGGATCGGTGATCGTCATCCTGACGGGCTACCCCAAGATCGAAGACACCGTCCAGGTGATCAAGGAGGGGGCTTACAATTATCTCACGAAGCCGATCAAGAGCGAAGAGCTTCTGGAGATGGTGGCCGAGGTGATCGGCCCCTAA
- a CDS encoding twin-arginine translocase TatA/TatE family subunit, translating into MRFGWVEILLIAVIVLLLFGGKKIPELMKGLGRGAREFKEGLRGDDNESKNP; encoded by the coding sequence ATGCGATTTGGCTGGGTCGAAATACTCTTGATTGCTGTCATTGTTTTGCTTTTGTTTGGCGGCAAGAAGATTCCTGAGCTTATGAAAGGCTTGGGGCGCGGGGCACGTGAATTCAAAGAAGGCCTGCGGGGCGATGACAACGAGTCGAAGAACCCTTAA
- a CDS encoding endonuclease/exonuclease/phosphatase family protein yields MKLRLMVLIWLVACPMAYGQTYDTLRVATYNLLNYPGTNSAARNPEFRKILHAIDADVLIVQEMQSSAGVSEFLNQVLNFGQPGTYANAPFQNGPDTDNAFYYKTSKVSFQSQLVLTTALRDINGYIVRPAGVSADSLDFRIYSAHLRASQGNESLREAEAIIVRDHLNALGSGHYIVGGDFNLYTSTEPAYQQFIGSQADNDGRLYDVLNRPGSWNNSGSFADIHTQSPRLTDLGDGGSTGGMDDRFDFLLPTFPFQTLPSWQVLPASYTEFGNDGAHFQQSINNGTNFAVPDSIADALHVSSDHLPVFFDMVRQISASATVVLNTPNGGQNYGEGDSVNVTWSTTNYTGTVSIALSRAGLGGPFTSFATTTANDGQLWWIASVPATTQARIQVTLDGVPSVSDLSNADFTIFDRDISIFTPAPNDSFTIGNSVDIQWTALDGSGTVRIELSRSPSSPTWELITASTPNSGFYGWLSSGTVTDSARIRILMTTAPTVGDTSGLFKLKTNSSNAPPTLTHNPLCDAVPGSVSFFCKISDTGAYSTPKLFWSADHFATTDSVTLSLVTTNRYSTTRTFATGYYEYVLRVVDIGGLAAQTDTLGFAVQSACPTQIAYDDGTAESYQWSPDSGLTWALKCTPPASPFVLCAAEVALSARKPDSTHHFVTVMILAANGPGGTPGDTLGEFLSGVLPNLASGNAGSTPAWGRYVLQEEAGNAIVVAGDFYLGVRGRSTAFGLDFSNGDDSRSFLWESCEGAWLAEDGINSNTSLGKRMFRVEGYALVPPVLVIASEGSDAVLRWTNTGAPQYEIYRATSLDGPFVTPVATTSDTVWTDTGIMGSLSQAFYLVRSATP; encoded by the coding sequence GTGAAGCTGCGACTGATGGTGCTTATTTGGCTGGTTGCCTGCCCGATGGCATACGGGCAAACGTATGACACGTTGCGTGTGGCCACTTACAACCTGTTGAATTATCCGGGCACAAATTCGGCTGCCCGCAACCCCGAGTTTCGGAAAATTCTGCACGCCATTGATGCAGACGTGTTGATTGTGCAGGAGATGCAGTCGAGCGCCGGAGTTAGCGAGTTTCTCAATCAAGTGCTGAATTTCGGTCAGCCCGGCACTTATGCCAACGCGCCGTTTCAAAACGGGCCGGACACGGACAACGCATTCTACTACAAGACTTCCAAGGTCTCGTTTCAATCACAACTTGTACTCACGACCGCTCTGCGCGACATCAACGGGTATATCGTGCGCCCGGCGGGAGTCTCTGCTGATTCCCTGGATTTCCGCATATACTCAGCGCATTTGCGGGCGAGCCAAGGGAACGAGTCGCTTCGGGAAGCCGAGGCCATCATCGTGCGGGACCATCTCAATGCGCTGGGCTCAGGTCACTATATTGTCGGCGGCGATTTCAATCTGTATACGAGCACCGAACCTGCATACCAGCAGTTCATCGGAAGTCAAGCGGACAATGACGGCCGCTTGTATGATGTCCTGAATCGCCCGGGAAGTTGGAACAATTCCGGCTCGTTTGCCGATATTCATACACAGTCACCGCGACTGACTGACTTGGGGGACGGCGGCTCGACCGGTGGCATGGATGATCGCTTCGACTTCCTGCTGCCGACGTTTCCGTTTCAAACCTTGCCGAGCTGGCAGGTCCTCCCGGCAAGCTACACTGAATTCGGCAACGACGGCGCGCACTTTCAGCAATCAATCAACAACGGTACCAACTTCGCGGTTCCGGACAGCATCGCCGACGCGTTGCATGTCAGCTCCGATCACCTGCCAGTCTTTTTTGATATGGTGCGGCAGATTTCCGCCTCCGCCACAGTTGTGCTCAACACACCGAACGGCGGTCAGAATTATGGCGAAGGCGACTCGGTGAACGTGACGTGGAGCACCACCAACTATACCGGCACGGTGAGCATCGCTCTGAGTCGGGCTGGTCTCGGCGGCCCGTTCACTAGCTTTGCCACGACCACCGCGAATGACGGGCAACTCTGGTGGATTGCGTCTGTCCCCGCGACCACGCAGGCGCGGATTCAAGTCACGCTGGATGGAGTGCCGTCGGTTAGCGATCTATCCAATGCAGACTTTACGATATTTGACCGGGATATTTCGATTTTCACGCCTGCGCCGAACGACTCGTTCACTATCGGAAACAGCGTGGACATACAGTGGACCGCATTGGATGGCAGCGGCACAGTGCGCATTGAGCTTAGCCGGTCACCGTCTTCTCCAACTTGGGAATTGATCACCGCGAGTACGCCAAACTCGGGCTTCTATGGCTGGCTATCCAGCGGCACGGTGACCGATTCGGCGCGGATCCGCATTCTGATGACGACTGCGCCAACCGTCGGCGACACTTCCGGATTGTTCAAACTCAAAACCAACTCGAGCAACGCGCCGCCAACGCTCACACACAATCCGCTTTGCGATGCCGTTCCCGGCTCGGTGAGCTTCTTCTGCAAGATTAGCGACACCGGTGCCTACAGCACACCGAAGTTATTCTGGAGCGCCGATCACTTCGCAACCACAGACAGCGTCACGCTGAGTTTGGTGACCACAAATCGGTACTCGACTACCCGGACGTTCGCCACAGGTTATTACGAATATGTCTTGCGGGTTGTGGATATCGGCGGACTGGCAGCGCAGACCGACACGCTGGGGTTTGCGGTGCAGTCTGCCTGCCCAACTCAAATTGCCTATGACGATGGAACGGCCGAGAGCTACCAATGGTCGCCCGACAGCGGACTGACTTGGGCGCTGAAGTGTACCCCTCCTGCTTCGCCGTTCGTATTATGTGCGGCTGAGGTGGCGCTCTCAGCCCGTAAGCCCGACTCAACGCACCATTTTGTCACGGTGATGATTCTCGCGGCCAACGGTCCCGGGGGAACCCCGGGCGATACACTTGGTGAGTTTCTTTCGGGCGTGCTTCCTAATTTAGCTTCGGGCAACGCCGGTTCGACCCCGGCCTGGGGACGATATGTCCTTCAAGAGGAAGCTGGAAACGCCATCGTGGTGGCCGGCGACTTCTACCTCGGTGTGCGAGGCCGTTCAACGGCGTTCGGGCTGGATTTTTCAAATGGGGATGACAGTCGCTCGTTCCTCTGGGAGTCCTGTGAAGGGGCGTGGTTGGCGGAAGACGGAATCAATTCCAATACCTCGCTGGGGAAGCGGATGTTCCGGGTCGAGGGCTATGCGCTGGTGCCTCCCGTGCTCGTGATCGCCTCTGAGGGTAGCGATGCCGTATTGCGCTGGACCAATACAGGTGCCCCTCAATACGAGATTTACCGGGCGACTTCACTTGACGGACCCTTCGTGACCCCTGTTGCAACCACGTCGGACACGGTTTGGACGGATACGGGCATCATGGGGTCGTTGTCCCAAGCGTTTTACTTGGTCCGCTCGGCGACACCCTAA
- a CDS encoding Hsp20/alpha crystallin family protein produces MTHSPLRVLSAQNNDESGGSFRLEYIRIEQGSRPLPWSEPTQWVPAIDVVGTEDAVVLEIHLPGIQPDDTQLEITSDQVRISGVRRDIDVTGRSEFYHVEIARGHFLRVISLPKGVDVRQANITFELGVLKLVIPWNGQQWAASCPRARFPEEWS; encoded by the coding sequence ATGACCCACTCCCCGCTACGTGTTCTATCCGCGCAAAACAATGACGAGTCTGGCGGTTCGTTTCGACTCGAGTACATCCGAATTGAGCAGGGAAGTCGGCCTCTGCCGTGGAGCGAACCGACCCAATGGGTGCCGGCGATAGACGTTGTCGGGACCGAGGATGCCGTGGTTCTGGAAATCCACCTTCCCGGAATCCAGCCGGACGACACACAGCTTGAAATTACGTCAGATCAAGTCCGGATAAGCGGAGTGCGGCGCGACATTGATGTCACGGGCCGCAGCGAATTTTATCACGTCGAAATTGCCCGCGGCCATTTCCTGCGGGTGATCTCGCTGCCCAAAGGCGTGGATGTGCGGCAGGCCAACATCACATTTGAATTAGGAGTATTGAAACTTGTTATCCCGTGGAACGGCCAACAGTGGGCCGCTTCTTGTCCGCGCGCCCGCTTCCCCGAGGAGTGGTCATGA